A window of Nitrospinota bacterium contains these coding sequences:
- a CDS encoding MCE family protein, which yields MNFLTPEMRVGLLTIFAGFALLYLSFKTAGVDIFGGGSRMTIYVHFNTVSGIEERAKVKLSGVEIGYVEKIDLEENKAKLTIKLTRQAGIRSDALATIKTAGLLGEKYIEIVQGTKESPFIKNGETLVNSEDPTEITDMMAKVGSAIEDVRDITRSLKNVFGTLEGEQALKDILNNIDMASGNLQEILAENRAALKSTMTNFDTISSSFAKSAPQLSENLAQVAEGLRELIEENKDNLSAGINNLKDVSGEFGGILKENRENLKSTMDNIAKASAKIDDLMKSVKSAGSSIEKVTSKIERGEGTVGKLVNDEAVYENLNTTLVGAKKFLNKADEVSLYVGIRGERQQDTKQTKSHVSVKVQPREDKYYLMEVSEDMRRQDLNTTRNTINSLLYSIQMAKRFSDVTIRAGLIESSAGAGVDYHLIGNKVMASVDIFNISGYDKDATSSQLKAQLRWNMHKYLYVYLGGDEMLNEKYRTFLFGGGIMFDDNDLKMALGLL from the coding sequence ATGAATTTTCTAACTCCGGAAATGAGGGTCGGGCTTCTGACCATATTCGCCGGGTTCGCTCTTCTGTACCTTTCGTTCAAGACCGCCGGTGTGGACATTTTCGGCGGCGGCTCCCGCATGACGATATACGTCCATTTCAACACCGTCTCCGGCATTGAGGAACGGGCCAAGGTGAAGCTTTCCGGCGTGGAGATCGGCTATGTGGAGAAGATAGACCTTGAGGAAAACAAGGCCAAACTGACGATAAAACTGACCAGGCAGGCCGGAATCAGGAGCGACGCCTTGGCCACCATCAAGACCGCCGGGCTCCTGGGCGAAAAATACATAGAGATCGTCCAGGGAACCAAGGAAAGCCCGTTTATCAAAAACGGAGAGACCCTGGTCAATTCCGAGGATCCCACGGAAATAACGGACATGATGGCCAAGGTCGGGAGCGCCATCGAGGATGTGCGGGACATCACAAGGTCTCTGAAAAATGTGTTCGGCACGCTGGAAGGGGAGCAGGCCCTAAAAGACATCCTCAACAACATAGACATGGCCTCCGGGAACCTGCAGGAAATATTGGCGGAGAACCGGGCCGCGCTAAAGTCCACCATGACCAATTTTGACACCATATCGTCCAGCTTCGCAAAAAGCGCTCCGCAGCTTTCGGAAAATCTTGCGCAAGTGGCCGAGGGACTGCGCGAATTGATAGAAGAAAACAAGGACAACCTGTCGGCAGGGATAAACAACCTCAAGGACGTGTCCGGCGAGTTTGGCGGCATCCTCAAGGAGAACAGGGAAAATCTGAAGAGCACGATGGACAACATCGCCAAGGCCTCCGCGAAAATCGACGATTTAATGAAGTCGGTAAAAAGCGCCGGAAGCTCCATCGAAAAGGTGACCAGCAAGATAGAGCGCGGCGAAGGGACGGTGGGCAAGCTTGTCAACGACGAGGCCGTTTATGAAAACCTGAACACAACGCTGGTGGGGGCCAAGAAGTTCCTCAACAAGGCGGACGAGGTGAGCCTTTACGTTGGCATACGCGGCGAGCGCCAGCAGGACACCAAACAGACGAAATCGCACGTCTCCGTGAAGGTGCAGCCCAGGGAGGACAAGTATTATCTGATGGAAGTGTCCGAGGACATGCGCAGGCAGGACCTGAACACAACGCGCAACACAATCAACTCGCTGCTGTACTCTATCCAGATGGCCAAGAGGTTTTCCGACGTCACCATCCGCGCGGGGCTGATTGAGTCGTCGGCCGGCGCGGGGGTGGACTATCACCTGATAGGGAACAAGGTGATGGCGTCCGTTGACATTTTCAACATATCCGGCTACGACAAGGACGCCACAAGCTCTCAATTGAAGGCCCAACTGCGCTGGAACATGCACAAGTACCTGTATGTTTACCTGGGCGGGGACGAGATGCTCAATGAGAAATACCGCACGTTCCTTTTCGGCGGCGGGATAATGTTCGACGACAACGACCTGAAAATGGCCCTCGGGCTGTTGTAG